One Archangium violaceum genomic window, ACTGGAGATCCGTCACGACAGCGTGGTGTGGGACATCGGCGCGGGCTCCGGCTCGGTGGGAATCGAGGCCGCGCTGCTCGCCCCGAGGGGCCGCGTCTACGCCATCGAGGTGGACCCGGAGGGCGTGGCCCTGTGCAAGGAGAACGCGCTCTCCCACGGCGTGGACAACCTGCGTGTCATCGCGGGGCGCGCTCCGGAGGCACTCGAGGGACTCGAGGCCCCGGACGCCATCTTCGTCGGCGGCAGCAAGGGCAGCATGCGCGACATCATCGACGTGGCCTTCTCTCGCCTGCGCGAGGGAGGCCGGCTGGTGGTCAACGCCATCACCCTGGACAACGTGGCCGAGGCCTACTCGGCCCTCAAGGCTCACGGTGTGACGCCGGAAGTGACGCTGCTCAACGTGTCACGCGGTGAGCCGCTCGCGCACTACCTCCGGTACGAGGCGCAGAACCCCATCCACATCTTCGCGGCCACCCGGCCGGCGGCGGCAAAGGGAGAAGAATCATGAGTGGCCTGTTGATTGGCGTGGGCGTGGGCCCGGGAGCGCCCGATCTGATGACGCTCCGGGCGGTGAACACGCTCCGGAAGGCGGACGTCATCGCCATTCCCCGGCGCTCGGTCTATGACGAGTCGCTCGCCTGGCGCATCGCCAAGGAGAACGTGGGCGAGGTGCCTGGGCAGGAGCGCCTCTTCCTCACCTTCCCGATGACGAAGGATCCGGAGCGGCTGCGGCCCGCCTGGGAGGAAGCGTACGCGCAGCTGGCCCCGCGGCTGGCGGCGGGCAAGACGGTGGCCTTCATCACGGAAGGAGACCCGCTCGTCTACAGCACCTTCATCTACCTCCTGGCGGAGGTTCCCCACCGGTTCCCCGGGACGCGCACCGAGGTGGTGCCCGCGGTCTCGTCGATCACGGCCGTGCCCGCGGCGGTGCAGGTGCCCGTGGCCGATGGTCAGGAGCGCATCGCCGTCCTGCCCGCCACCTACGGCGTGGAGGACCTCACCCGCGTGCTGCGTGACTTCGACACCGTGCTGCTGATGAAGGTGAGCTCGGTCATGGCGCAGGTGGTGGAGGCGCTCGAGCGCGAGGGTCTGCTCGATCGCGCCGTCTACGTGTCTCGCGCGTCCACCGGACAGGAGAAGGTGGTTCGCGACCTGCGCAGCATCCGCAACGACAAGTGCGACTACTTCTCCATGGTGATGGTGGCGAAGAAGGATCGCAGCGGCGTGCTCGCCGGCCGCTTCGCCCAGACCCAGACGGCGGAGGTGGCCCGGTGAGTCACCCCCCGGCACGCAAGCCCTACGCCGTCTACGCCATCACCCTGCACGGGTTGGGCATCGCCGAGCGGCTCCTCGCGGGACTGCCCGGCGCGGAGCTCTACGTCTCCGAGAAGCTCATGGCCAAGGCTCCCGCGGGCGCCCTGCCCATGCCGCTGCCCATGGGGCCCACCCTGTCGCGCACCTTCACCGCCTACGACTGCCACGTCTTCATCATCAGCGTGGGCGCGGTGGTGCGGATGATCGCGCCGCTGCTCGCGGACAAGAAGGTGGACCCGGCCGTGGTGTGCGTCGACGACGCCGCCCGCTTCTCCATCTGCGTGCTGTCGGGACACGTGGGCCGGGGCAATGCCTTCACCGAGCGGGTGGCTGGCGTGCTCGGCTCCACTCCCGTCGTCACCACCGCCTCGGATGTGCGGGGCACCCTCACGGTGGACATCCTCGGGCGGGAGCTCGGCTGGCGGTTGGATGACCTGGAGCGCAACGTCACGCGCGGCTGCGCCGCGGTGGTGAACGAGACCCCGGTGCTCTTCGTCCAGGAGGCCGGCGAGCCCACGTGGTGGCCAGAGGACAAGCCGCTGCCTCCGGGCGTGCGGTATGCGCGGAGCCTCGACGGCGTGGACCCGAAGGCATGGGAGATCCTCCTCATCGC contains:
- the cobI gene encoding precorrin-2 C(20)-methyltransferase, with product MSGLLIGVGVGPGAPDLMTLRAVNTLRKADVIAIPRRSVYDESLAWRIAKENVGEVPGQERLFLTFPMTKDPERLRPAWEEAYAQLAPRLAAGKTVAFITEGDPLVYSTFIYLLAEVPHRFPGTRTEVVPAVSSITAVPAAVQVPVADGQERIAVLPATYGVEDLTRVLRDFDTVLLMKVSSVMAQVVEALEREGLLDRAVYVSRASTGQEKVVRDLRSIRNDKCDYFSMVMVAKKDRSGVLAGRFAQTQTAEVAR
- a CDS encoding cobalt-precorrin 5A hydrolase, with translation MSHPPARKPYAVYAITLHGLGIAERLLAGLPGAELYVSEKLMAKAPAGALPMPLPMGPTLSRTFTAYDCHVFIISVGAVVRMIAPLLADKKVDPAVVCVDDAARFSICVLSGHVGRGNAFTERVAGVLGSTPVVTTASDVRGTLTVDILGRELGWRLDDLERNVTRGCAAVVNETPVLFVQEAGEPTWWPEDKPLPPGVRYARSLDGVDPKAWEILLIATDRDIRETHRAHWENAVIYRPRSLVLGIGCDRGTPEELVERGVTQLLAQALLSPASVKAVATVDLKADEPALLALCQKHGWALQTYTAAELDAVPVPTPSETVKKHVGTRGVAEPSALLASGATELLVRKQIYTEPGAGRSMTFAVARIPHSPRKESVHV